The genomic interval CATATTCATTACGATATGTTATTACAACTTTAGTCGCTATGCTCGCTTACTACGTCTAATATCTGCTTAGTATTAACTTCCGTTGGGTAATAAGATTTTGTCCATCCAAGTCGTACAATAACCATATTCTCCGAAGGAATCACCATAACGTGCTGCTTGCGATTACCCAGCATTGCATAGGTATCCTTGGGTAAACTGGGCCATCGCAACTCGTCATCGCCATGATTTAACCAGAATTGATAGCCATAAGCCTTTTCATTTTGGCTGTTATTAGGCGAAGCCGCACGGATAACCCAATCTTCAGCTAATAAACGTTGACCTTGATATATACCACCGTTAGCCATGAGCAACCCAAGGCGAGCCCAATTTCGTGCGCTAGCATATATGTAAGAACTTCCGACAAATACACCTGATGCATCGGGCTCAAAAATAGTATGTTCCATGCCTAACGGCTGAAAAAGTTGAGTATATGCAAAATCAACTAAGCTTTGTGCTGAATTGCCGGTACGACCATATAGCCAACGGGCGAGAATATTAGTGGTACCCGATGAATAAGAAAAGTGTGTTGATGGCTCATGAATTAATTGACTGTTTAAGGCCACGTTAGACGCACTGCCCGCCGTAAACAACATGTGTGTAGCATCGCTACCTGGCGCATAAGTTTCATCAAAATCTAGGCCTGATGTCATTTGCAACAAATGTTCGAGCTCTATTTTTTCTCGCCCATCATTTTGCCAAGCCTTGAAACTTACACTTTTCGGCTCACTAGGATTTAAATAAGCATATCGACCGATCAGCATTGCAGTAAGGCTTTTTCCCATTGACCACCCCATTAATGGCGTTCTTGCATCAATACCTTCTGCATAAGTTTCTGCCACTACGCGCTGATCTTTTACGACCAGTAGCGCACGCGTCTGATATCCGTTGCGATTATCCTGTTTTAAAATTGAACTGACTTTTTCCTGCAATTGCTCATCAATGT from Bermanella marisrubri carries:
- a CDS encoding serine hydrolase domain-containing protein; this translates as MKKFAITFALIAVVLVSVPQYFLGFSIWHLGSAVNVATGLGAKLACSARFISGFDEQQSLQDVVSYSPAAALLDLTFDYENNTVQAELFGMAKTIAKYRKGLGCTLEIGDTHALDQVALPIASDKINPQEETWVDIDEQLQEKVSSILKQDNRNGYQTRALLVVKDQRVVAETYAEGIDARTPLMGWSMGKSLTAMLIGRYAYLNPSEPKSVSFKAWQNDGREKIELEHLLQMTSGLDFDETYAPGSDATHMLFTAGSASNVALNSQLIHEPSTHFSYSSGTTNILARWLYGRTGNSAQSLVDFAYTQLFQPLGMEHTIFEPDASGVFVGSSYIYASARNWARLGLLMANGGIYQGQRLLAEDWVIRAASPNNSQNEKAYGYQFWLNHGDDELRWPSLPKDTYAMLGNRKQHVMVIPSENMVIVRLGWTKSYYPTEVNTKQILDVVSEHSD